Proteins co-encoded in one Helicoverpa zea isolate HzStark_Cry1AcR chromosome 30, ilHelZeax1.1, whole genome shotgun sequence genomic window:
- the LOC124644642 gene encoding ras-related protein Rab-24-like encodes MSRCDFKIVLLGSEHVGKTSLVLRFVNCRFNADVPYQNTVGAAFCAKTMESNGKSFNVGIWDTAGSERYEAMTKIYYRGAHAAIICYEPSSIASWNRLRHWLQELRGVEENCKVYLCGTKKDLLDGGFVTREVPEDIVATYSQGLCGHFFTSSKTAENVDELFQKIVDDCAADAQLMKNVEDMRVQLQKDEAAYKAKSKDYCFC; translated from the exons atgagtaGATGTGATTTTAAAATAGTGTTATTAGGTAGTGAACATGTTGGAAAAACTAGTTTAGTTCTAAGATTTGTAAATTGCAGATTTAATGCCGATGTTCCTTATcaaaat ACGGTCGGCGCGGCGTTCTGCGCGAAAACAATGGAATCTAATGGGAAGAGCTTCAATGTTGGTATTTGGGACACAGCGGGCAGCGAAAG ATATGAAGCAATGACAAAGATATACTACAGAGGGGCACACGCGGCTATCATATGCTATGAGCCTTCCTCTATAGCGTCCTGGAATAGATTGAGGCACTGGCTACAAGAGTTAAGaggagttgaggag AACTGCAAAGTATATCTATGTGGTACCAAAAAGGATCTTTTAGACGGTGGCTTCGTGACCAGAGAGGTACCAGAAGACATAGTAGCCACATACTCACAAGGTCTATGTGGCCATTTCTTCACATCGAGTAAAACTGCTGAAAATGTTG atGAACTATTTCAAAAAATAGTGGATGATTGCGCAGCGGATGCTCAACTGATGAAAAACGTCGAAGATATGAGAGTGCAGCTACAAAAAGACGAGGCAGCTTACAAAGCGAAGAGTAAAGACTATTGCTTCTGCTGA